Proteins encoded within one genomic window of Candidatus Dormiibacterota bacterium:
- the gmk gene encoding guanylate kinase, which translates to MTQPKIGLLIVISGPSGVGKDTVLRRLFEMAPELKYSVSYTTRPPRPGEVDGHSYTFVSEPEFLRLIEQKEFLEWAKVYDHYYGTSRRRVEAAINRGEDIILKIDVQGATFVRKRMPEGLFIFITPPSTEELLSRLTGRNTESPEALAIRQKEALIELGLAKDYEHVVCNRDVDETAREILAMIAAEHDRRQAPV; encoded by the coding sequence ATGACCCAGCCCAAGATCGGGCTTTTGATCGTGATCTCCGGACCAAGCGGAGTGGGGAAGGATACCGTCCTGCGGCGCCTTTTCGAGATGGCGCCCGAGCTCAAATACTCGGTCTCATACACGACCCGGCCGCCCCGGCCGGGGGAAGTCGACGGCCACAGCTACACCTTCGTCAGCGAGCCGGAATTTCTGCGCCTGATCGAGCAGAAGGAATTCCTGGAATGGGCGAAGGTCTATGACCACTATTACGGGACCTCCCGCCGGCGCGTCGAGGCCGCCATCAACCGCGGTGAAGACATCATCCTCAAGATCGATGTGCAGGGCGCGACCTTCGTCCGCAAGCGGATGCCGGAGGGGCTCTTCATCTTTATCACGCCGCCGTCGACGGAGGAACTGCTCAGCCGCCTGACCGGCCGGAACACGGAGTCACCGGAGGCGCTCGCGATCCGGCAGAAGGAGGCCCTAATCGAGCTCGGGCTGGCCAAAGACTACGAACACGTGGTCTGCAACCGGGATGTCGACGAGACCGCGCGAGAGATCCTGGCGATGATCGCGGCCGAGCACGACC
- the lspA gene encoding signal peptidase II — translation MAVIAAVVVIVDRVTKIFVERRFGVPYGPREVVDHLLFLTVTRNRGAAFGLFQNFTAGFLLISAVVMVGILIYYWRLPADDWSARLGLALVFGGAIANAYDRGVKGSVIDFIQVPHYPIFNVADSAITVGVVVLLLGTLWRSRRSQRA, via the coding sequence CTGGCGGTGATCGCCGCCGTGGTCGTCATCGTCGACCGCGTCACGAAGATCTTCGTCGAACGGCGGTTCGGGGTTCCCTACGGTCCGCGCGAGGTCGTCGACCATCTCCTTTTCCTGACCGTCACCCGGAACCGGGGAGCCGCCTTCGGGCTATTTCAGAACTTCACGGCCGGCTTCCTCCTGATCTCGGCCGTGGTCATGGTCGGCATCCTTATCTATTACTGGCGCCTTCCGGCTGACGACTGGTCGGCGCGGCTGGGCCTGGCGCTCGTCTTCGGTGGCGCCATCGCCAACGCCTACGATCGGGGCGTCAAGGGATCGGTTATCGACTTCATCCAGGTGCCGCACTACCCGATCTTCAACGTCGCCGACTCGGCGATTACCGTTGGCGTCGTGGTGCTTCTGCTGGGCACGCTCTGGCGGAGCCGCCGGTCCCAGCGCGCTTGA
- a CDS encoding RluA family pseudouridine synthase, with protein sequence MTEAIQHTVPISAPRLDQYLAGLLAGQSRSQVQRLIAEGHVRLNDGPARAGSRLRSGDRLSWELPAPVPTRLQPEAMNLPVLYEDDDLVVIDKPAGLVVHPGPGHSTGTLVHGLLGRGPGWSTIGGTERPGIVHRLDRDTSGLMVVARNDEAHRELARQLQRRIMTRKYRAIVVGEVADPAARIDAPIGRDPKNRQRMTVIGDGREAVTEFRRLGVAGGHSLLEVTLGTGRTHQIRVHLAYIHHPVLGDPVYGRRSPLIARPALHAEALTLKHPRTGKSMTWQTPPPEDFALAWNSLGGALAHPKMR encoded by the coding sequence TTGACCGAGGCGATCCAGCACACCGTCCCGATCAGCGCCCCCCGACTCGACCAGTACCTGGCCGGCCTGCTCGCCGGGCAGAGCCGCAGCCAGGTTCAGCGATTGATCGCGGAGGGGCACGTCCGCCTCAACGACGGGCCGGCGCGCGCGGGCAGCCGCCTGCGGTCGGGCGATCGTCTCAGCTGGGAATTACCGGCGCCGGTTCCGACCCGGCTGCAACCGGAAGCAATGAATCTTCCGGTGCTCTACGAGGACGACGACCTGGTCGTCATCGACAAACCGGCCGGCCTTGTCGTGCATCCCGGGCCGGGGCATTCGACCGGCACCCTGGTGCACGGCTTGCTCGGCCGCGGGCCGGGCTGGTCCACGATCGGAGGCACCGAGCGGCCGGGAATCGTCCACCGGCTGGACCGGGACACCTCGGGATTGATGGTGGTGGCGCGGAATGACGAAGCCCACCGCGAGCTGGCTCGCCAGCTGCAGCGGCGGATCATGACGCGCAAATACCGCGCGATCGTGGTGGGAGAAGTGGCCGATCCCGCGGCACGGATCGACGCGCCCATCGGCCGTGACCCCAAGAACCGGCAACGCATGACGGTGATTGGGGACGGACGGGAGGCCGTCACCGAATTCCGGCGGCTGGGCGTTGCTGGTGGTCACTCGCTGCTGGAGGTAACGCTGGGCACCGGCCGCACGCATCAGATCCGAGTCCACCTTGCTTATATCCATCACCCGGTTCTCGGTGACCCCGTCTACGGCCGCCGGTCACCGCTGATTGCGCGGCCGGCCCTCCATGCCGAGGCGCTCACGCTCAAACATCCCAGGACGGGCAAGTCGATGACCTGGCAGACACCTCCGCCCGAGGACTTCGCATTGGCGTGGAATTCGCTGGGCGGCGCTCTGGCACACCCTAAAATGCGGTGA